One Chaetodon trifascialis isolate fChaTrf1 chromosome 13, fChaTrf1.hap1, whole genome shotgun sequence DNA segment encodes these proteins:
- the mgmt gene encoding methylated-DNA--protein-cysteine methyltransferase isoform X1, with the protein MLKASFRAAMNKQRESQCTQKTISLLSPLGTIQVSGCENGVHTIQILMDVAPAERSGGAPLSCVVNDSPAETSPELQRCVEWLQAYFSEPQTAGSLPLPAFHHPALQGDAFTSRVLQVLLRDVKFGETVSYKRLAEMAGNPRAVRAVGGAMRRNPVPLIIPCHRVISSSGQSGPYMSGKGDHLKQWLLAHERQRGEG; encoded by the exons CAGGGCAGCGATGAACAAGCAGAGGGAGAGCCAGTGCACTCAGAAGACCATCTCATTGCTGAGCCCCCTGGGGACGATCCAAGTCAGTGGATGTGAGAATGGTGTGCACACCATCCAGATCCTAATGGATGTCGCACCTGCTGAAAG GAGCGGCGGGGCCCCCCTGAGCTGTGTGGTCAACGATAGCCCGGCAGAAACGAGCCCCGAGTTGCAGCGCTGCGTCGAATGGCTCCAGGCGTACTTCAGTGAGCCGCAGACCGCTGGGAGTCTCCCGCTCCCTGCCTTTCACCACCCCGCCCTGCAAGGAG ACGCCTTCACCAGCCGCgtgctgcaggtgctgctgagGGACGTGAAGTTTGGAGAGACGGTCTCGTACAAACGCCTCGCTGAGATGGCGGGAAACCCCAGAGCGGTGCGGGCGGTGGGAGGGGCCATGAGGAGGAACCCG GTTCCTCTCATCATCCCCTGCCACCGAGTCATCTCTAGCAGTGGACAGAGCGGGCCGTACATGAGCGGCAAGGGCGACCATCTCAAACAATGGCTGCTCGCCCATGAGAGGCAGCGAGGGGAAGGCTAA
- the mgmt gene encoding methylated-DNA--protein-cysteine methyltransferase isoform X2, translated as MLKASLAAMNKQRESQCTQKTISLLSPLGTIQVSGCENGVHTIQILMDVAPAERSGGAPLSCVVNDSPAETSPELQRCVEWLQAYFSEPQTAGSLPLPAFHHPALQGDAFTSRVLQVLLRDVKFGETVSYKRLAEMAGNPRAVRAVGGAMRRNPVPLIIPCHRVISSSGQSGPYMSGKGDHLKQWLLAHERQRGEG; from the exons GGCAGCGATGAACAAGCAGAGGGAGAGCCAGTGCACTCAGAAGACCATCTCATTGCTGAGCCCCCTGGGGACGATCCAAGTCAGTGGATGTGAGAATGGTGTGCACACCATCCAGATCCTAATGGATGTCGCACCTGCTGAAAG GAGCGGCGGGGCCCCCCTGAGCTGTGTGGTCAACGATAGCCCGGCAGAAACGAGCCCCGAGTTGCAGCGCTGCGTCGAATGGCTCCAGGCGTACTTCAGTGAGCCGCAGACCGCTGGGAGTCTCCCGCTCCCTGCCTTTCACCACCCCGCCCTGCAAGGAG ACGCCTTCACCAGCCGCgtgctgcaggtgctgctgagGGACGTGAAGTTTGGAGAGACGGTCTCGTACAAACGCCTCGCTGAGATGGCGGGAAACCCCAGAGCGGTGCGGGCGGTGGGAGGGGCCATGAGGAGGAACCCG GTTCCTCTCATCATCCCCTGCCACCGAGTCATCTCTAGCAGTGGACAGAGCGGGCCGTACATGAGCGGCAAGGGCGACCATCTCAAACAATGGCTGCTCGCCCATGAGAGGCAGCGAGGGGAAGGCTAA